The Cydia pomonella isolate Wapato2018A chromosome 22, ilCydPomo1, whole genome shotgun sequence genomic interval atattcgattTTTTCTGAGTCGAATATTTTTTcagaaataagaaaatgaacgagaaatcgtttttttttatcgatttaTCCAAAAACTAGTTGCACATATTGCAAAAACTAATGATATTTTGCAGAAATTCACTTGTTTGACTAGAGTTTCCTACTGAGATGCCCACATTTATGAAAACGAGTTGAAACGCAAAAATTAGACGTATTCGATATTTCTAGCTAAAACTTTTAGTGTAAATGCATCGTTGcttgaattaatattattataactataaccATCCAAACacgtaagagaaaaaaaataaattagtaggtattttccgatttacatttaatatttatttttagccaTTCAGTTGCCTATAAAAAAGCTTTTCATTCCAATGTATTTTGAACCGCTCTGTTCCAGTGCTTGTGTGAGAGTAAACGGACAGTTGAGTGATTTAGTATCGAAAAGAGTGTTAGGCAAGGATGTGAAGCGGCACCGTGGCTGTTTAATCTACTCATGGACAGTAGTTTGCATTGAATCATTTGAGAAATGATGAATGTGGACTGAGAATGAGTGGGGTACTCGACAAATGTCTTCTTTAGATGGCCTAGTATTGCTAGCGTCATCGGGTGAAGAGTTGCAGGAGATGGTAACTAGAATGCATGGgtcttttgaaaggaaaggaatgaaaataaatgtaagcaagacgaaagtaatggtatttggAAAGGGAGAAtatatgacaaactgtgaaattttgattggtcaagaaagagtggaacaagtgaaagagtttgtgtatctgggaaccttgttcactagggacggaGAGAaaatgctggaaatcgtgtgaataGGGCActtaacgcttttatgagcagccagaaggtgtcaCAAAAAGGACTTGACTGTGCATAGCGGTGTTGGTGCCCACACGGTAATGTCTTTCTTAatctctacttccaagatttttttcatattttttttcggatcgattatctccgaattatctcattaattatattcactttatcaaaaaatgtttcttgaaaacccctattagttttgaaagacctttccaacaataccccacactctagggttgaagcaaaaaaaaatcacccccactttacgtgtaggggaggtaccctaaaaaaaataaaatttttagattttattgtacgactttgtcggctttattgatttatatatccatgccaaatttcagctttctagcactaacgaccacggagcaaagcctcggacagacagacagacggacatggcgaaactataagggttcctagttgactacggaaccctaaaaagagagtataagggagaagtagaaggaTCAGCTGGAAGgagtagacctcggcggactttgtCTGATCAAACCGGAGAAATCCTGATAATTTTTGATTTTGCTTTGTTTGAAATCGAGTTAGCTGTAATTTCACGAAGCCTATCgagagaaaaacaaaaaaaaatatattttttcgcATTTGGATACCTACCGTTTCTCATTCACTGTGAAAAATACGCGGCAAAACGCACAGAAACTGTAACTATAGCGgatgaaatagattttttcgtgtacctaataaaaaatattcgaatattcgaaaacTTTCGGGCCGAATATTCGACAAGTTCGAATAATCGAATTGCAAGCCCTAGTAAGCACTGATCAGTGCGAACGgatttaaattataatgtattaaGCAATGAATTTAAATTCATGCACACTGATCAGTGCTTAGACATACGCAGGGTTAAgctaaaattttacatacatatgtaaatcggatgacaatgcaatattatgacaagatggagctaatctgatgatggagacaggaggtagccatgggaactctgtgataaaacaacacaaattatgtttatgtttggaattgttaaaattgtctcgatgagtattagttgcctgtgtgGAAAAAAAGaacagcgataaaagcttgtaccacaAATGgcttttttttgccaaaacttaTTACTATGTATAACAAAGAAAAACTAGTACCAGATAATTCTGATAATATATTTCGATGGTTTCGATGCGAGCTATGGCAATGAAAAATCTTGGATTTTTCCATACATATAATCTAGTCATGTAAAATTAAACGCATGAATATAAATCCGTTTTTATTGTTCATCAAAAAGTGTTAACAATGAAATCCACTATcatactaaaaataattgtagaaataggtttttaccgtatttttataaCCCAATTGTTAtattgctaaataaaaaaagtgtttaagtACCAAAAAAGTCCAAacacatttgacattgacagttactccatacaaaaatgaactgtcatagggaccaaAGTTCCccgtatggaaggtagaggcaaggaacagaatccctttaggcagaactgttgcaaacgtgtccagctgtcagctataaataatagttccaaatctctccagagtagctaagaacctaggtgttattgacggagtgaagtgtgcTGTTTATGactagatttttttcataagtattctaggtattgtagcgccacctttttatggttttttgtcggacactttttggtatatggaaattctgttccttgcctctaccttccatagtccgTTTCTTTTCGTATTGTATGTCTATCAGTCTTGTCACATCTACCTACTttttggtagatctacctattttacctgcgttctacctatctacctccctcggcctgaaatctacctatttttcaaaatggtacaattgtaagcaattctcaatacatgtgacgcactgacctatcacacatagacagttagtcctcataaggctaatctgccaaaagtgaagccgaaacacgatcgatgtgtgcgtgcgacgctcgtgtcttacgctcaacgacacacacatatatacaaaaacgggttgccagagttcatttattccccttaaagtagatggattttaaccacatccttatacttggctatcaatcatttgggtgtgtatgtagatattaaatttgtagcaaaagctttcaaggtttcttttaaggactttgcatttctgtactttgtgaaataatgtttaaataaaaaaacgtttatttttttattttacaaatgttcacagataatagctggtagaattgactttggaataatgattttaaatgataaatatttaatgatgatcatttggatttgatatggtttgattttatttgactaatattttcttcgggttggtgtggtgaaaagttttgtgtttcacttggggcaaaatttgtttaactctcgtaactggaaaccctcgcaacgctcaagattcaatttttcgacattttggatctttatttagctcgagtagcaatattaagcacgagcggttaaacaacaacttttccacttgtaaaacaaataactatttatcgtcagtactcgttattgtacctgcaggcctagccaaggtggcaatcgctattgcttcgaacaacgaaacgctttgtgtctctctatcagtcttccatataagtgcgacagtgtacctgaccttaactgtaacacctgtgttccacaaataaaatttactttacttgctcatcaaaatggcgagagcatattcgactatgtttagtcggtttccatattacatcgttcctatttaatctaattttttcgtccatctcgcagacacaagcggatcagtcggaaatctaaaacgaatatcacacaaaataaaaatatgaatttaaactgtaattttataaaagacaaaacataatttggattaaaagaatgaaaaactaaaaaagaatattttctatagtcatacaaggaactttaagtaagcatattaattttatcaatgtaatcgtcatgcctcatttggaggaaaaaagattcatatcacctggcaacatttataagtcatggcggctgacgaaaatttggatttttgtatttacaattacgtaaaaatatcacattaaactggatacttacgcgtgaaatgttatatcaggcggtttgtttttattcactgatgtgttgtgacaccaattcaccgcacaaacaaccatctttcttgtattttttaatttataaccgggagttgtacacaaaccaactcgaccttgagtactgcgagggccgttcggatacgatgacacgagggcgacataatgtcgtacttgaaatggcttcactagggatgtacagactaggcatctaggctagttataaatctatgatgtgacggaacattacctAATTTCTACCGACTTTAGATTCGATTTgatgaaaacttgccaaagaaacagattatacaagcaggtttattacctacaaacaatggaaatcctaactAATGTTTCCATTTCTTTAATGAACTTTAATGTACTAatgtcacaatattaaaaacttataaataattcaaaacatttttaatcgTAAAGATGTACTTCTATTgagtggtagatctacctatttttcattttaaattccactcatttctacctatttttgcaccctgttctaccatttcggcaaaattgtatgtgacaacactgatgTCTATGCTTTTCGTTATTTTGACGTTTCGTTTCTTGTCATTGCTTAATTGCTTTGTATTTGCCGGCTTATCAcatttaaaagtttaataattttataaaaaagccCTTTCACAACAGTGAATTCTGTAAGCAATGATAACCAAAGCATCACAACAATTATTGGTATTATATATCTAAGTTATAACACTGAAAGCgtaagtaaaataatacttttccaTGTAACAAACATGCACGCCGAATTATACTTGTACTTTTGACTTGTAAATACTAGTTTCCGGTTTCCAAGTGTGGTTTGAAATAATAAGTCTAATTCTTCTATGTTGAAACCCCATGACTGGTCCTGGAAGCCGCCATTtatcttttataattatttatttatttgttaattaaccCCTTCTCTGAGGGTCGTGGCTAGGGTTCCCAATGGTGGCTTTCCTTGCTGGCCAATTATCTGCGTTTTTGTGAGTTTTGAGCTTTCCTAACTATACCCTTTACTCCCTTTGTTGCAACATTGTATCAATAGCAAAGTTACCTTTGCCTTTCAAGttcaatttaatgaaaaagtGTTTACCGTTTTGATCTTATATTGAATGTAGTTTGCTGTAAATTCCAGGGACACTGGTTGGAGTCACCATGTGCAAGTACCCAGCCCTGGAGTGCCAACCAATTGAAGATGGTAATGAAGTGGACAATGAAGCTGAAGAAGTAAGTAAAATTTCTtacttctctctctctctctctctttagcCCTTCTCTAACCATtgggtgtaggcctccttcattttGTGCCACTTGTCACGGTTCTGTGTgacctggagccacttcttcccTGTAGTTCTTTTGATGTCATCGTCCCAACGCATCTGGGATCTACTTCGAGGATGTTCCTCCCCCATGGTCGCCACTCCAGTAGTTGTTTACTCCATGAATCGGTTTTTCATGCATTATTGTGAAAAATTTCTTACttacacaatacaatacaattagcCTTTATTCACTGATTCCTTTTTATGGGTACTACATGTTTTATAATTACCCACACCACCTGTCTCACATAGCCAATAAATTTGTTGAATCAATGTTTTACCCAACTTTGGCATAGAAAGGGTTATCATTTTAACAGTGATGGTATTGCCATTCAttggttattcccactagttaccagaGGTCAAGGTTGTGAAACCAAATTAATGTAATTGTGACAACTGAAGACTTcaataataaaggctatttacacttacatacattatatttattacattatatatatatatatacagtgtggaaagtgtttatatgtaaaggggtaatatgtaatgtatgtgaACGTAGTAAATATATAATGTAGCGTAGTTAAAGTACTGTATATAAATCATGTAACTTTGTGATTGTGACTAAGTCGCCGTCGCTTGAATTATGAACAGCGAACGACTAAATCCGTATAACAAAATTATTCCTTTATTTCACTTGATtcgcttttgttttatttaattaaataaatctatatatattctttctaaatgaataatttaatttaatttcagtgctttatttcattattttttttatatgatctAAGCTTGAGACATTTTATCCTCCTGAATGGAGTTTATAAAACAATTGAAgacctacctatataaaaatctacttaaaataaataataacatagtaAGCAAAATCGcaatagttattaatatacCTGAACTGTGTAGTATATTTGTATCTGTTGTATACAGAGTCCCTCCATAAAAGTTATGCCTTTGATCATGTTGTCTAAAGAAAATTTACGATCCGTAAAACTTGCAAAACGCAAGGggtaatattattgtttactttattaatacacacaattataaaattcgtttactaatattataactgcagTTTATGGGCTTGAATTGGTTGTGAAGGGATGCACTGTCTGTATTTAATCACCTGAAATGGCTGCGATACtctaattaattgtttttaaataaggaTCCACTGAGCCAGCCATGAGCTGTGTGATTAATGTGGTTATACGAAGTAGgccgtccgctagctggcgcgggtgcacatagcgggcgcacgcacgtgggtgccattgtaggtaaaatccgtcgcacgcgtccgcgccagttagcgttgatCATACTATTTTCCGTTAGCGGACGAAAAAGTGAACGCCCATAGATAGTTTTAGTACAACTACACTTTGGATTAAGGATTTAAGCTagtttccctccagggcccgacttatctttccacactgtatatatatattacctcGAGAGAACCATcactttatatttatactgtttttattagtattgaacgctaacaaaattttggtggtaactactgaaaaaaaaaattaccaccttttaccagtggtaactactgggaaaaaaaatcccagtagttaccaccaaatcaAGTTGGTGAGTAACAtgagtgacaagaaaaagttgattcatcCCCTTTATGTCCAAAGTGGGCCATTAAACcaagtaataaaatttaattttttggaaactgtaaatattaatttacagtacatatggggctactttatagcactagtgcgagaagtagcatattacgttactgtgtcgaacatttaaagggccatatgtactgtaaaacgttgtacgatacatgtgcgaataggtaattcgcaactcgtgtcgatttaaaacactcccttcggtcgtgttttaatttatcgccactcgtttcgaatttcctatttttcgcacttgtatcgtaatgtactattttaacaagcagaaacgtctacGAACGATCAAGTcaagttcaagtctcacccaaggcagtaatttttccacttttaaatttattccaaGCTTAACTGTAAATATTGTATTCCAGAATAACGCCATGAGTGAAGATGAAGATGATAGCGATGTATCAGATTCCGACTCTTACTACTCAGACTCCAGCGTAAACATCAGGACAGAGTCAGAATCCGATGGGGAGTCAGCCAGCGCACACAGAGTCACCCCTGATATGGTGCTCCTCCTCATGCTGAAGGAAAACGGGGCCATAACTGAAGAAAAGTATGCTGAGAAGGCAGAAGTATGTGAGAAAAACTTTAGATTTTTGATTCCTAATATTCCAAGATCACGAACAAGTTCATACAATTATACCAGGGATCTTAGTGAAGCTAAAGAGtccgatgatgatgatgaaaataatGACAGTAATGCTGGTGTGACAGACAAGGTGTTAGAAGTTAATGATGTAAATAAAGGTACTGTAGAGACTAGCAGTATAAATGAGATTGAATGTGATAAAGATATAACAAAAGACAGAAAATATAATGAATCTGTCGAGAAAGTAGATAATGTTAAATGTGCGTGTAATATGCTTGagaataatataaatgtttctCTGGATGGTACAAGCAAAAACCAATGTAGTGTAGAAAACATTTTGTCAGAAGAGCAACAAGGAAACCAAATGGAATGTGAAGAAGTAGAAGAACATATGCAAGATTATCAAGAGAATCAAAAGGAAAGATATCAAGAACAACAGAAACCAATTCGTGACAATCTATCACCTGAAAATAATCTAGACAGAGCAATTCAAGGAACAAACAGAGATTGTAACAAATATGTTTTGTCAGAAAGTTCTAGTACAGAATCTATGAAAAATGATGAGAGTCAGAAGGAGATTGAAAATACAAATGTAGTAGTCAAGAATAATTTTCTAGAAAATCACAGTATATCAGTAGAGGATAAAGGAATAGAGACAATTAATAATGCAACCAAAGACCCAGATAACCAAGTAGCCTTAACGAAACCCAGGGAAGAAGCCAAAGAggatcaaaatttaaaaaaacataaaggaGAAATGCACAAGAATATATTGCAAGGAATTAATTTAGCGCAAGTAGAGGACAACAGCATAGAGACAAATAATAACTCGATCAATGACGAAAATCAAAAGAAGAAAGTTGTAgatcaaaattctaaaaaccaaaATGAAGAACCTAACAATCTCTTGCGAGAAAATAACTTAGAATCAGTAGAAGACAAAAGTAAAGAGACAAGTAACAATGTAAGCCAAAACACAACAAATCCTGCagaagattccaaaattgaaaccAAGAATTCTCAAACTGAATCTAATTTACCTACGGGAAAAATAACTAAAAGTTTCAAGTATATACTAAAGAAGTTAATAAGAGAAAAGCGCATTCCAAAAGAAGACGAAGAAGATCGAATTTCTGATGAATTTGGAGAAGATTATGCGGAACATTTATTGTCATTTGCGGATGGGCTAGACCGCGATTATCAAAATAATACAGCCATAGAATTATCTGATGACGAAGATGAAGATAACAATCTTAGGGAGTTTGCTTTCTTCCTGAATTTCTATTCGCCATCATCTTACAAGTATATCCTGGAAACCTACAATACTCCGCTCCCAGAACTGAAAGTCCTATATTCATGGTATTTAAAAGACGATCATTATCCAGGCATGTCCGAAAAAGCCTTTAagattttaaaggaaaaatcTTTAGCGAAAAGACATACTTGTACCTTGATGTTTATTGATATATTCTTGAATAATGAAGGTAGATATTGCGACCAGGTGGACTATGGACACGGtgaatactttaaatttatcGACAAAGCTGTACTTGCCTACGTTTTTGTGTTAGTAAGTTTAGACGAAGACTGGAAGATGCCGATAGGGTATATCTTCGCGCGGAACATCCCGGCTGAGACGCAAGCCGAGTACATCAGGATCTGTTTGACACATTGTCACGAGGCTGGAGCAGATGTTGTAGCCGTTACATTGGACACGCCTACTGCCGCTGAGTTCCTTGGGTGTTCCTTTGATAATATAAGGAATTTAAAGACTACTTTTAAGCATCCGGCGTGTGACCGTGATGTAGCTATTTGGATCGACCCTTGTTTGGCTCTTAAGAGCGCGCGTCAAACACTAAAAGTCAAAGGTGTTTTGAAAGATGATGAGGGCAAAAAAATTCGCTGGAATTTAATAAGACAGCTAAAGATTTTACCTACAGATTATTTAATCGATCTTGAGCAGCTCGAGTTTTTCGAATTGAAAAATCACATCGCAAAAATCGATCTCACATCTGAGACTTTCAGCAAAAGTTTGATTCCAGCTTTGGACCTTGCCGAAAAATTACTTCCAGATACGTTCACAGACATTGAACCGACAAAAAGATATATAGCGTTTATCAATAtgctatataatatacttaactCAAGGATCACTACTGGGATACGTAATATTGCTTTACAATTGCGTGCGGCGAAGAAATATCTAATCCGTTTATTTTCTAATGAAGAGAATAAGTTATCGCCTTTGGATAGAGAGAATCTTGCATGGAAACGCCTCCAAGGCTACCGATACTTTCTCAAAGGAGAACCAGTGTGCGGTTTCATCGGATTCCTGATTTGCATTGAGAGCTTTAAGCGTTTATACCTTACTTTGATTACACAGGAAAAGAGAATCAATTACCTAAATCCTCAGCGACTGTGCAAAGTACATGCGGAAGATTTTGTGACCAATTTAAGAGCATACGACTATTTAGATGCTGATTCTTTATCAGGAGAACGTTTCCAAGATTTCTATAAAGATTTATTCAAACATCTTGAGGGAAATCCGCAGTTTTCTGACAATAATGTCCCGTTGGAACACTGGCCGTTGCGAAATAAGTTTAGTCCAATGGTCAATATTAAGTTGACCTCTGGTAAACGCTCCTATGATGATGTGTACTCCGGGCAATACAGGCTTAAGAAGATGAAAAAGACTTCAGAAGAAGAAAGAGCGACTGAATTAGTCCGCGATTACTCCAAAGCAATGGACACAGAAATAGACTTATCGATAAGAAAGAACATGGTCGGGTTTTTAGCGGGCTGGATCGCAGCTAAATTTGCTAAATGCTTGAAATGCGAAGAATGTATAGACTTGTTATGTGCTGATAAGAAGCTCTCGTTTCATACGTTCATAACTCTAAGATGGATCTACGCTTTATGCTTGCCAAGCGAGGAGATGTTCCGTATCTGTTGGGAGTGCGAACGAGCGCTCCGTTTGAAAGGATCTCCTATGCGCCTTAAGGCTTGGGTGCTCCGACGTCTAGCCCCAAAATTCCCCTGGTCTAAGTCTCCAAAAAGATCTAAACACCGACCGCTCCATCATATCCACCTCGCTCGGGCTGTGATCGCGAAATACTTCGCGTTGCGAGTGCCGACGCCATTTGGTACAAAGGACAGGAAGAAGATAGTGGAGATGTATCAGCTGTTCACGACCAGGGACCCTGATGAGTCGATGGACAAGTATAGAGTTGAGGAGTTGGAAGACTGGTTAAACCGTAGCAAAGAGGAGTCAgattattgacattttatagAATATTGATAAATCAGACAGAAACTAAAGTTTTCACTGAAAACTATAATGTGTTTCATGAGGCTacatatcgtgtcattcacgacgcatgccttaactcgtaatgtcatattattaagggttagatttgacaaatctgcgcgtcatcgtggatggcacgaactatatGTGCTCTCGATATGTATAGgttttagatgtttttttttcataattatttgtaaatttttgatGTGATATTGAGATTATTAATTGTTGGATCAATTATTAGAATTTAACTTGTGAAGTGAAACTCAAAATGTATGATGTGTTGATCTCAGAAAAACGATAATTTATTACAGCATATACATCAAAGAGGTTTTAACAGTTGGAGAGGTATGGTTCCCCTGTAGGCataatatagggagcgtgcatgaactgtaggaggcagcacaggagccgtcagatttttggtgcgaggcgtaaatgtgatgtttattgttccgatgtagcccacaagatggcagaacctactatgcaaaaaaaaacacgacgtgtaaatgtacatgtttatggttccaattcaggcctcaagatggcagaccctccaacgcgcacggtccctatagtacCGGCATTATGCGATAACTGGTTGCCAAAAGTTGATGCTTGTCAATGgggttaaggaacgcaatctccataggcagaacttatgcaaaagtgtccagtggtcagctataaataatagttccaaatctctccagagtagcgctcgagtagctaagaacctaggcgttattgacggagtgaagtgcgctgtctatgatttgattttcttttcaagtattctaggtattgtagcgccacctatttaaggttttttgatgacactttttggtatatggagattccattccttatctctaTTTTCCGTATTAATGGGGCTTTATATAGATGAGTTTTACCTGTCTCTAGTTTATTCTTAGAGATTCCTTGCCTCCAGGCCATATATTCccaaaaaaacaagaatttaacACTCTTTcaggtaaaacctatgctggcgccatttttaaaataattggaCCGGCATGCTCCACTTAGTTATCACAAAACGAAACGTACCAACTGTGGAGTCTCTTTTTCTGAGAATGAcggtatttttatatgaaaatattattatgatatttcGTATTAAGAATATTCAAGTCTGAAAATCTTATTTGTAATTAATGTagtttaaagatataaaaacaaagtaaataatgaatataatgatattaattaatGGTTAAAAAATGTTGATTTTGATTATTGAAGGCTGTACTTAGTCTGTAAGTTgcttaaattgttaattttctttattattta includes:
- the LOC133530457 gene encoding uncharacterized protein LOC133530457, translated to MCKYPALECQPIEDGNEVDNEAEENNAMSEDEDDSDVSDSDSYYSDSSVNIRTESESDGESASAHRVTPDMVLLLMLKENGAITEEKYAEKAEVCEKNFRFLIPNIPRSRTSSYNYTRDLSEAKESDDDDENNDSNAGVTDKVLEVNDVNKGTVETSSINEIECDKDITKDRKYNESVEKVDNVKCACNMLENNINVSLDGTSKNQCSVENILSEEQQGNQMECEEVEEHMQDYQENQKERYQEQQKPIRDNLSPENNLDRAIQGTNRDCNKYVLSESSSTESMKNDESQKEIENTNVVVKNNFLENHSISVEDKGIETINNATKDPDNQVALTKPREEAKEDQNLKKHKGEMHKNILQGINLAQVEDNSIETNNNSINDENQKKKVVDQNSKNQNEEPNNLLRENNLESVEDKSKETSNNVSQNTTNPAEDSKIETKNSQTESNLPTGKITKSFKYILKKLIREKRIPKEDEEDRISDEFGEDYAEHLLSFADGLDRDYQNNTAIELSDDEDEDNNLREFAFFLNFYSPSSYKYILETYNTPLPELKVLYSWYLKDDHYPGMSEKAFKILKEKSLAKRHTCTLMFIDIFLNNEGRYCDQVDYGHGEYFKFIDKAVLAYVFVLVSLDEDWKMPIGYIFARNIPAETQAEYIRICLTHCHEAGADVVAVTLDTPTAAEFLGCSFDNIRNLKTTFKHPACDRDVAIWIDPCLALKSARQTLKVKGVLKDDEGKKIRWNLIRQLKILPTDYLIDLEQLEFFELKNHIAKIDLTSETFSKSLIPALDLAEKLLPDTFTDIEPTKRYIAFINMLYNILNSRITTGIRNIALQLRAAKKYLIRLFSNEENKLSPLDRENLAWKRLQGYRYFLKGEPVCGFIGFLICIESFKRLYLTLITQEKRINYLNPQRLCKVHAEDFVTNLRAYDYLDADSLSGERFQDFYKDLFKHLEGNPQFSDNNVPLEHWPLRNKFSPMVNIKLTSGKRSYDDVYSGQYRLKKMKKTSEEERATELVRDYSKAMDTEIDLSIRKNMVGFLAGWIAAKFAKCLKCEECIDLLCADKKLSFHTFITLRWIYALCLPSEEMFRICWECERALRLKGSPMRLKAWVLRRLAPKFPWSKSPKRSKHRPLHHIHLARAVIAKYFALRVPTPFGTKDRKKIVEMYQLFTTRDPDESMDKYRVEELEDWLNRSKEESDY